The Procambarus clarkii isolate CNS0578487 chromosome 46, FALCON_Pclarkii_2.0, whole genome shotgun sequence genome includes a region encoding these proteins:
- the LOC123770550 gene encoding uncharacterized protein isoform X3 has protein sequence MLPGSVVKPSMSASIVKPSMSASIVKPSMSASIVKLSMSASTLSLDTKHEDLNRFRYELAVTKAGRDALASVFMWSYWGTFPVVTYLTQVLGYTNAQYRRVFDAHQRDKLEASFDSATFDITLLYKLLQRVCGLAVMNDPTWTTPGPQGPSLEHLIYSLKQHRNKVASGYMEMTEQDLRKTLTELRDLLVTMLAEAGVRCGIDSQEVHKVTRDVKEYTKGVLLMAREPLDPSDVQYVSQLRQEIKIFKSHITEEVKQMSKQELTDGYKLLYMICPAPWLLYNIAYNPSLAFTRLRLLEDPVILARPWVKGQDVNYEDILSIRREDGRVPECVLLTGEVGMGKTTLLKLILEKWVEDPAAIRHLGTVDLVFYVQCRDTHLNNFDGLLRQLLSQTLCNFGADFQLLKEIILSLNILVLIDGYDEVNDQSGRLVEELLHLPGKNVRLVITTRPGWDQHLSQLIPHTRPRCNILVLGITPERRVEFTERTIKVLVEEESQRSVIRERFTLRLEQMSQFVGEYLNTPLILTFLALLCVEAPEEFNNLTTISEMYQKIHDFITSKLVSRLADKHVTDPKGKCDQFLLFFEEISLRGIQRQEYYLWPETEAEIREKCDTLGLPQEEVLSNYFTRTSYRRGLSVVWVFGYFHTRYQEHCAGRRLVTQLMSEEQLGDQGNTNLVHRVLLEGQNVVDISRYQNILLSATCVLNVRELEQNFASWIIDLVWCNDPEVDNLLKHIVESHSNEHIINAVCKRLQDWNCWKIKCVDSCAVLPLVLKRVRPDSEIVLEIESRLQPNQLMPALRVLMTLPITVNVLLYGHYFCRNDDLSNIYLETLTTPGSRCTLEKFVGRVSEAAIPHLPPTLRSLALRLTLQQLPVFTHHLPLLCRVTELRQQSGFIFHHVQCSS, from the exons ATGCTGCCTGGCTCTGTTGTGAAGCCCAGTATGTCTGCCTCGATTGTGAAGCCCAGTATGTCTGCCTCGATTGTGAAGCCCAGTATGTCTGCCTCGATTGTGAAGCTCAGTATGTCTGCCTCGACTCTAAGTCTAGATACCAAACACGAAGATCTGAACAGATTCCGGTATGAACTGGCTGTGACTAAGGCAGGACGAGACGCGCTAGCAAGTGTGTTTATGTGGTCGTACTGGGGCACCTTCCCAGTAGTGACTTACCTCACTCAGGTCTTGGGGTACACCAATGCTCAGTACAGGCGTGTCTTCGATGCTCACCAGAGGGATAAACTCGAAGCTTCCTTCGACTCGGCTACTTTTGACATCACCCTGTTGTATAAACTCCTGCaacgtgtgtgtggtctggctgtgatgaatgaccccacgtggaccactccagggcctcagggaccatcacttgaacacCTCATTTACAGCCTGAAGCAACACCGAAACAAGGTGGCAAGTGGATATATGGAAATGACAGAGCAAGACCTCAGGAAAACACTGACGGAATTAAGGGATTTATTGGTTACGATGCTGGCTGAGGCTGGCGTCCGGTGTGGGATAGACAGCCAGGAAGTGCACAAGGTGACCAGAGATGTCAAGGAGTATACTAAGGGTGTGCTATTGATGGCCAGAGAGCCGCTGGATCCCTCAGATGTGCAGTACGTTTCTCAACTCCGCCAGGAGATTAAGATTTTCAAAAGCCACATCACAGAAGAGGTTAAGCAGATGAGCAAGCAGGAGCTAACTGACGGGTATAAACTGCTGTACATGATTTGTCCCGCACCCTGGCTACTCTACAACATTGCATACAACCCAAGTCTTGCTTTTACAAGACTGCGACTCCTTGAAGATCCTGTCATTTTGGCAAGACCATGGGTCAAGGGCCAGGATGTGAACTATGAAGACATCTTGAGTATAAGACGAGAGGACGGAAGAGTCCCTGAGTGTGTCCTCCTGACGGGGGAAGTTGGTATGGGCAAGACAACTttactcaagctcatcctcgagaaGTGGGTAGAGGACCCTGCTGCCATACGTCACCTGGGCACTGTGGACCTCGTTTTCTATGTACAGTGCAGGGACACACATCTTAATAACTTCGATGGTCTCCTCCGCCAGTTACTGTCTCAAACACTTTGTAATTTTGGTGCCGACTTCCAGCTACTTAAGGAGATAATCCTGAGCTTAAATATATTAGTCCTGATTGACGGCTACGACGAGGTCAACGACCAATCAGGAAGGCTGGTGGAGGAGCTGTTGCACCTGCCTGGCAAGAATGTGAGGTTGGTGATAACCACACGGCCGGGGTGGGACCAACACCTGTCACAGCTTAtcccacacaccagacctcgctgcaacatcctcgtcttgggcatcactccagaacgtcgcgtggagttcaccgagagaaccatcaaggtgctggtggaggaagagagCCAACGGAGTGTCATCAGAGAGAGGTTTACCCTTCGGCTGGAGCAGATGAGTCAGTTCGTGGGTGAGTACCTCAACACTCCACTCATCTTGACCTTCTTGGCGCTGCTGTGCGTCGAGGCCCCAGAAGAATTTAACAATCTCACAACAATTTCTGAAATGTATCAGAAGATTCACGACTTCATAACCAGCAAACTGGTGTCCAGACTCGCAGACAAACACGTGACCGACCCTAAAGGAAAATGTGACCAGTTTTTGTTGTTCTTTGAAGAGATTAGtttaagagggatccagaggcaggAGTACTACCTTTGGCCGGAGACGGAAGCGGAGATTAGGGagaagtgtgacactctgggactgccgcaggaggaggtcttgtccaattatttcacaagaaccagctaccgtcggggtctcagtgtggtgtgggtgtttggctaTTTTCACACCAGGTACCAGGAGCATTGTGCTGGTAGGAGGCTGGTCACTCAGCTGATGTCAGAGGAACAGCTCGGCGACCAGGGAAACACCAACCTCGTGCACAGAGTACTGCTGGAGGGACAAAATGTGGTTGATATATCCAGATACCAGAACATCTTGCTCAGTGCTACCTGTGTGCTGAACGTTCGTGAATTGGAACAAAATTTTGCTTCTTGGATTATTGACCTTGTGTGGTGTAATGATCCTGAAGTGGATAACCTTTTAAAACACATAGTCGAGTCCCACAGCAACGAGCACATTATCAATGCTGTGTGTAAGAGGTTGCAAGATTGGAATTGTTGGAAGATAAAGTGTGTTGATTCATGTGCCGTTCTCCCGCTTGTTCTCAAGAGAGTGAGACCTGATAGCGAAATCGTGCTGGAGATCGAAAGTAGACTACAACCAAACCAACTAATGCCAGCACTGAGAGTTTTGATGACACTACCGATTACTGTAAACGTGCTTCTCTATGGTCACTACTTTTGCAGAAATGACGATCTTTCAAACATATATTTAGAAACATTGACAACTCCTGGCAGTAGGTGTACCTTGGAGAAGTTTGTGGGTCGAGTGTCTGAGGCAGCCATACCCCACTTGCCTCCCACCCTCCGGAGCCTCGCCCTGCGCCTCACACTGCAGCAACTGCCCGTCTTCACACATCACCTGCCACTCCTTTGCCGTGTCACTGAACtaa GGCAACAATCTGGCTTTATTTTTCACCACGTACAATGTTCCTCCTAG
- the LOC123770550 gene encoding uncharacterized protein isoform X4 has translation MLPGSVVKPSMSASIVKPSMSASIVKPSMSASIVKLSMSASTLSLDTKHEDLNRFRYELAVTKAGRDALASVFMWSYWGTFPVVTYLTQVLGYTNAQYRRVFDAHQRDKLEASFDSATFDITLLYKLLQRVCGLAVMNDPTWTTPGPQGPSLEHLIYSLKQHRNKVASGYMEMTEQDLRKTLTELRDLLVTMLAEAGVRCGIDSQEVHKVTRDVKEYTKGVLLMAREPLDPSDVQYVSQLRQEIKIFKSHITEEVKQMSKQELTDGYKLLYMICPAPWLLYNIAYNPSLAFTRLRLLEDPVILARPWVKGQDVNYEDILSIRREDGRVPECVLLTGEVGMGKTTLLKLILEKWVEDPAAIRHLGTVDLVFYVQCRDTHLNNFDGLLRQLLSQTLCNFGADFQLLKEIILSLNILVLIDGYDEVNDQSGRLVEELLHLPGKNVRLVITTRPGWDQHLSQLIPHTRPRCNILVLGITPERRVEFTERTIKVLVEEESQRSVIRERFTLRLEQMSQFVGEYLNTPLILTFLALLCVEAPEEFNNLTTISEMYQKIHDFITSKLVSRLADKHVTDPKGKCDQFLLFFEEISLRGIQRQEYYLWPETEAEIREKCDTLGLPQEEVLSNYFTRTSYRRGLSVVWVFGYFHTRYQEHCAGRRLVTQLMSEEQLGDQGNTNLVHRVLLEGQNVVDISRYQNILLSATCVLNVRELEQNFASWIIDLVWCNDPEVDNLLKHIVESHSNEHIINAVCKRLQDWNCWKIKCVDSCAVLPLVLKRVRPDSEIVLEIESRLQPNQLMPALRVLMTLPITVNVLLYGHYFCRNDDLSNIYLETLTTPGSRCTLEKFVGRVSEAAIPHLPPTLRSLALRLTLQQLPVFTHHLPLLCRVTELRHIGMHQRRMV, from the coding sequence ATGCTGCCTGGCTCTGTTGTGAAGCCCAGTATGTCTGCCTCGATTGTGAAGCCCAGTATGTCTGCCTCGATTGTGAAGCCCAGTATGTCTGCCTCGATTGTGAAGCTCAGTATGTCTGCCTCGACTCTAAGTCTAGATACCAAACACGAAGATCTGAACAGATTCCGGTATGAACTGGCTGTGACTAAGGCAGGACGAGACGCGCTAGCAAGTGTGTTTATGTGGTCGTACTGGGGCACCTTCCCAGTAGTGACTTACCTCACTCAGGTCTTGGGGTACACCAATGCTCAGTACAGGCGTGTCTTCGATGCTCACCAGAGGGATAAACTCGAAGCTTCCTTCGACTCGGCTACTTTTGACATCACCCTGTTGTATAAACTCCTGCaacgtgtgtgtggtctggctgtgatgaatgaccccacgtggaccactccagggcctcagggaccatcacttgaacacCTCATTTACAGCCTGAAGCAACACCGAAACAAGGTGGCAAGTGGATATATGGAAATGACAGAGCAAGACCTCAGGAAAACACTGACGGAATTAAGGGATTTATTGGTTACGATGCTGGCTGAGGCTGGCGTCCGGTGTGGGATAGACAGCCAGGAAGTGCACAAGGTGACCAGAGATGTCAAGGAGTATACTAAGGGTGTGCTATTGATGGCCAGAGAGCCGCTGGATCCCTCAGATGTGCAGTACGTTTCTCAACTCCGCCAGGAGATTAAGATTTTCAAAAGCCACATCACAGAAGAGGTTAAGCAGATGAGCAAGCAGGAGCTAACTGACGGGTATAAACTGCTGTACATGATTTGTCCCGCACCCTGGCTACTCTACAACATTGCATACAACCCAAGTCTTGCTTTTACAAGACTGCGACTCCTTGAAGATCCTGTCATTTTGGCAAGACCATGGGTCAAGGGCCAGGATGTGAACTATGAAGACATCTTGAGTATAAGACGAGAGGACGGAAGAGTCCCTGAGTGTGTCCTCCTGACGGGGGAAGTTGGTATGGGCAAGACAACTttactcaagctcatcctcgagaaGTGGGTAGAGGACCCTGCTGCCATACGTCACCTGGGCACTGTGGACCTCGTTTTCTATGTACAGTGCAGGGACACACATCTTAATAACTTCGATGGTCTCCTCCGCCAGTTACTGTCTCAAACACTTTGTAATTTTGGTGCCGACTTCCAGCTACTTAAGGAGATAATCCTGAGCTTAAATATATTAGTCCTGATTGACGGCTACGACGAGGTCAACGACCAATCAGGAAGGCTGGTGGAGGAGCTGTTGCACCTGCCTGGCAAGAATGTGAGGTTGGTGATAACCACACGGCCGGGGTGGGACCAACACCTGTCACAGCTTAtcccacacaccagacctcgctgcaacatcctcgtcttgggcatcactccagaacgtcgcgtggagttcaccgagagaaccatcaaggtgctggtggaggaagagagCCAACGGAGTGTCATCAGAGAGAGGTTTACCCTTCGGCTGGAGCAGATGAGTCAGTTCGTGGGTGAGTACCTCAACACTCCACTCATCTTGACCTTCTTGGCGCTGCTGTGCGTCGAGGCCCCAGAAGAATTTAACAATCTCACAACAATTTCTGAAATGTATCAGAAGATTCACGACTTCATAACCAGCAAACTGGTGTCCAGACTCGCAGACAAACACGTGACCGACCCTAAAGGAAAATGTGACCAGTTTTTGTTGTTCTTTGAAGAGATTAGtttaagagggatccagaggcaggAGTACTACCTTTGGCCGGAGACGGAAGCGGAGATTAGGGagaagtgtgacactctgggactgccgcaggaggaggtcttgtccaattatttcacaagaaccagctaccgtcggggtctcagtgtggtgtgggtgtttggctaTTTTCACACCAGGTACCAGGAGCATTGTGCTGGTAGGAGGCTGGTCACTCAGCTGATGTCAGAGGAACAGCTCGGCGACCAGGGAAACACCAACCTCGTGCACAGAGTACTGCTGGAGGGACAAAATGTGGTTGATATATCCAGATACCAGAACATCTTGCTCAGTGCTACCTGTGTGCTGAACGTTCGTGAATTGGAACAAAATTTTGCTTCTTGGATTATTGACCTTGTGTGGTGTAATGATCCTGAAGTGGATAACCTTTTAAAACACATAGTCGAGTCCCACAGCAACGAGCACATTATCAATGCTGTGTGTAAGAGGTTGCAAGATTGGAATTGTTGGAAGATAAAGTGTGTTGATTCATGTGCCGTTCTCCCGCTTGTTCTCAAGAGAGTGAGACCTGATAGCGAAATCGTGCTGGAGATCGAAAGTAGACTACAACCAAACCAACTAATGCCAGCACTGAGAGTTTTGATGACACTACCGATTACTGTAAACGTGCTTCTCTATGGTCACTACTTTTGCAGAAATGACGATCTTTCAAACATATATTTAGAAACATTGACAACTCCTGGCAGTAGGTGTACCTTGGAGAAGTTTGTGGGTCGAGTGTCTGAGGCAGCCATACCCCACTTGCCTCCCACCCTCCGGAGCCTCGCCCTGCGCCTCACACTGCAGCAACTGCCCGTCTTCACACATCACCTGCCACTCCTTTGCCGTGTCACTGAACtaa
- the LOC123770550 gene encoding uncharacterized protein isoform X2: MLPGSVVKPSMSASIVKPSMSASIVKPSMSASIVKLSMSASTLSLDTKHEDLNRFRYELAVTKAGRDALASVFMWSYWGTFPVVTYLTQVLGYTNAQYRRVFDAHQRDKLEASFDSATFDITLLYKLLQRVCGLAVMNDPTWTTPGPQGPSLEHLIYSLKQHRNKVASGYMEMTEQDLRKTLTELRDLLVTMLAEAGVRCGIDSQEVHKVTRDVKEYTKGVLLMAREPLDPSDVQYVSQLRQEIKIFKSHITEEVKQMSKQELTDGYKLLYMICPAPWLLYNIAYNPSLAFTRLRLLEDPVILARPWVKGQDVNYEDILSIRREDGRVPECVLLTGEVGMGKTTLLKLILEKWVEDPAAIRHLGTVDLVFYVQCRDTHLNNFDGLLRQLLSQTLCNFGADFQLLKEIILSLNILVLIDGYDEVNDQSGRLVEELLHLPGKNVRLVITTRPGWDQHLSQLIPHTRPRCNILVLGITPERRVEFTERTIKVLVEEESQRSVIRERFTLRLEQMSQFVGEYLNTPLILTFLALLCVEAPEEFNNLTTISEMYQKIHDFITSKLVSRLADKHVTDPKGKCDQFLLFFEEISLRGIQRQEYYLWPETEAEIREKCDTLGLPQEEVLSNYFTRTSYRRGLSVVWVFGYFHTRYQEHCAGRRLVTQLMSEEQLGDQGNTNLVHRVLLEGQNVVDISRYQNILLSATCVLNVRELEQNFASWIIDLVWCNDPEVDNLLKHIVESHSNEHIINAVCKRLQDWNCWKIKCVDSCAVLPLVLKRVRPDSEIVLEIESRLQPNQLMPALRVLMTLPITVNVLLYGHYFCRNDDLSNIYLETLTTPGSRCTLEKFVGRVSEAAIPHLPPTLRSLALRLTLQQLPVFTHHLPLLCRVTELSIILEATSSKDPATLPSLPYRGSGLELTIVCSLTDTLALDQCCHLARQLCPPSKRLRYPSLSFCHTDVTKESWV, encoded by the coding sequence ATGCTGCCTGGCTCTGTTGTGAAGCCCAGTATGTCTGCCTCGATTGTGAAGCCCAGTATGTCTGCCTCGATTGTGAAGCCCAGTATGTCTGCCTCGATTGTGAAGCTCAGTATGTCTGCCTCGACTCTAAGTCTAGATACCAAACACGAAGATCTGAACAGATTCCGGTATGAACTGGCTGTGACTAAGGCAGGACGAGACGCGCTAGCAAGTGTGTTTATGTGGTCGTACTGGGGCACCTTCCCAGTAGTGACTTACCTCACTCAGGTCTTGGGGTACACCAATGCTCAGTACAGGCGTGTCTTCGATGCTCACCAGAGGGATAAACTCGAAGCTTCCTTCGACTCGGCTACTTTTGACATCACCCTGTTGTATAAACTCCTGCaacgtgtgtgtggtctggctgtgatgaatgaccccacgtggaccactccagggcctcagggaccatcacttgaacacCTCATTTACAGCCTGAAGCAACACCGAAACAAGGTGGCAAGTGGATATATGGAAATGACAGAGCAAGACCTCAGGAAAACACTGACGGAATTAAGGGATTTATTGGTTACGATGCTGGCTGAGGCTGGCGTCCGGTGTGGGATAGACAGCCAGGAAGTGCACAAGGTGACCAGAGATGTCAAGGAGTATACTAAGGGTGTGCTATTGATGGCCAGAGAGCCGCTGGATCCCTCAGATGTGCAGTACGTTTCTCAACTCCGCCAGGAGATTAAGATTTTCAAAAGCCACATCACAGAAGAGGTTAAGCAGATGAGCAAGCAGGAGCTAACTGACGGGTATAAACTGCTGTACATGATTTGTCCCGCACCCTGGCTACTCTACAACATTGCATACAACCCAAGTCTTGCTTTTACAAGACTGCGACTCCTTGAAGATCCTGTCATTTTGGCAAGACCATGGGTCAAGGGCCAGGATGTGAACTATGAAGACATCTTGAGTATAAGACGAGAGGACGGAAGAGTCCCTGAGTGTGTCCTCCTGACGGGGGAAGTTGGTATGGGCAAGACAACTttactcaagctcatcctcgagaaGTGGGTAGAGGACCCTGCTGCCATACGTCACCTGGGCACTGTGGACCTCGTTTTCTATGTACAGTGCAGGGACACACATCTTAATAACTTCGATGGTCTCCTCCGCCAGTTACTGTCTCAAACACTTTGTAATTTTGGTGCCGACTTCCAGCTACTTAAGGAGATAATCCTGAGCTTAAATATATTAGTCCTGATTGACGGCTACGACGAGGTCAACGACCAATCAGGAAGGCTGGTGGAGGAGCTGTTGCACCTGCCTGGCAAGAATGTGAGGTTGGTGATAACCACACGGCCGGGGTGGGACCAACACCTGTCACAGCTTAtcccacacaccagacctcgctgcaacatcctcgtcttgggcatcactccagaacgtcgcgtggagttcaccgagagaaccatcaaggtgctggtggaggaagagagCCAACGGAGTGTCATCAGAGAGAGGTTTACCCTTCGGCTGGAGCAGATGAGTCAGTTCGTGGGTGAGTACCTCAACACTCCACTCATCTTGACCTTCTTGGCGCTGCTGTGCGTCGAGGCCCCAGAAGAATTTAACAATCTCACAACAATTTCTGAAATGTATCAGAAGATTCACGACTTCATAACCAGCAAACTGGTGTCCAGACTCGCAGACAAACACGTGACCGACCCTAAAGGAAAATGTGACCAGTTTTTGTTGTTCTTTGAAGAGATTAGtttaagagggatccagaggcaggAGTACTACCTTTGGCCGGAGACGGAAGCGGAGATTAGGGagaagtgtgacactctgggactgccgcaggaggaggtcttgtccaattatttcacaagaaccagctaccgtcggggtctcagtgtggtgtgggtgtttggctaTTTTCACACCAGGTACCAGGAGCATTGTGCTGGTAGGAGGCTGGTCACTCAGCTGATGTCAGAGGAACAGCTCGGCGACCAGGGAAACACCAACCTCGTGCACAGAGTACTGCTGGAGGGACAAAATGTGGTTGATATATCCAGATACCAGAACATCTTGCTCAGTGCTACCTGTGTGCTGAACGTTCGTGAATTGGAACAAAATTTTGCTTCTTGGATTATTGACCTTGTGTGGTGTAATGATCCTGAAGTGGATAACCTTTTAAAACACATAGTCGAGTCCCACAGCAACGAGCACATTATCAATGCTGTGTGTAAGAGGTTGCAAGATTGGAATTGTTGGAAGATAAAGTGTGTTGATTCATGTGCCGTTCTCCCGCTTGTTCTCAAGAGAGTGAGACCTGATAGCGAAATCGTGCTGGAGATCGAAAGTAGACTACAACCAAACCAACTAATGCCAGCACTGAGAGTTTTGATGACACTACCGATTACTGTAAACGTGCTTCTCTATGGTCACTACTTTTGCAGAAATGACGATCTTTCAAACATATATTTAGAAACATTGACAACTCCTGGCAGTAGGTGTACCTTGGAGAAGTTTGTGGGTCGAGTGTCTGAGGCAGCCATACCCCACTTGCCTCCCACCCTCCGGAGCCTCGCCCTGCGCCTCACACTGCAGCAACTGCCCGTCTTCACACATCACCTGCCACTCCTTTGCCGTGTCACTGAACtaa